The sequence CATTAGATTTTGAGCAGTTTTTTCACTTTCTCCCATATCGGTATGGCCAGTCGCTTCCAAATAATAACGGCCATTTTCTTCTTTGACGTAAGTATAGGTAATCGTATGGTCGGCATCCACCCCGTTCATGGAAGATGTAATGGAGGCATTCCACGTATCTCCGGGGGCCACTTTATTTTCAGGAAAGATAGGACTCGTCAGCTGTAGGTTGCCTAGCATGCCATTTTTACCAAAATTCTGCTTCATCTGGGCTTTTACCTTGTCCAACTGATCATCACCAAGCTCCGCAGCTATCTCGTCCACTGCCGATGAAAAGGCTTCGTCCATGCCGCTTACTTCCAGGATTTTTCCTTTATTGTTCATTTTGATGGTAAACGGCTTATCGGCCATCCTTCCAAACATCTTACTCAACGGGTTGCTGTCGGGTTTGTCCGCATCTTCAGAGCTGATCGCCATGTTCATCATCGGCATGGTCATTTCCATGCTCATCCGCTCAAACTTGGCTTCCATGATGTAATAATCATTTTCTTCCGCCACTACCTTCAAGGACATATCGCCCACAATGCCCATGTCAATATCAATGGTGTTTTCACCAAAAACCTGACTAATATGGGAATCCATGGTGGATTTTTGGTAATAGGTATCGCCTTCGGCCAAATCAAGTTGTAAAAGCACTTTTTTGGATTGACAGGAAGCCATCAGCACGCACAAAAGCAATAAAAGATGGTGGTTTTTCATAACGTTCAAAAAGGATTTTAATTAAAAATTATTTTTGGCAAGTTAAGGATTCTTTTGCCGCTTCGGCAGGGGATGGCCCACTTTTATGATGATCCGCTTTTATGCAGGAAGGTGGGGAGGTTAACATGTTGGAGGTTTTAAGGTTGGAAAATTACAAGATTGGAAAATTGGAAATTGCAGGACTAACCATGCCGTTCGGATTTTTATTTTATAGCTGACGCCTTACTCGTACCTTGTACTTTTCGTCCACTATTTATGTGAATTTTCACTATTTTTTTTGATCGGTTATTGGTGGAATGTCCACGGTCAACGGAGGCTGTGTAAAAAAAAACGGACTTAGATGTCATTCTGACGAAAGGAACCTGCCGGCCAGTAGGCGGGGAATCTCAAACCCCTGATCATCAGAATAAATTTATCCTACCGTAGAAATGACACGTTTTTACACAGCCTCAACGGTCTACTGTCCACTGCCGGGCATGGAAGCTCATCATTTCTCATTTGTGCTAAAATCTCATGTCTAACGTCTCAATACTCAAATCTAGCTACTTGATACTAATCATCCCTCGTTCTTCTTGTTAAGGTTCATTCCCGCATAAAATCCCAAGTCTTTTCTTC comes from Echinicola vietnamensis DSM 17526 and encodes:
- a CDS encoding DUF6263 family protein — protein: MKNHHLLLLLCVLMASCQSKKVLLQLDLAEGDTYYQKSTMDSHISQVFGENTIDIDMGIVGDMSLKVVAEENDYYIMEAKFERMSMEMTMPMMNMAISSEDADKPDSNPLSKMFGRMADKPFTIKMNNKGKILEVSGMDEAFSSAVDEIAAELGDDQLDKVKAQMKQNFGKNGMLGNLQLTSPIFPENKVAPGDTWNASITSSMNGVDADHTITYTYVKEENGRYYLEATGHTDMGESEKTAQNLMPFPMKYDVDGSLQATFTLDATTGWIKAIDLKQDLDGQVEIQKNEQLPEGMLMDMKIDMDTKVTD